The Flavobacterium psychrotrophum region TTTAGATGCGTTGCAAAAGCAACCTGAGTTTCCCGGCGGGATATCATCATTCATGGGTACGATACAAAAATCTTTTGCAATGCCGGAGATTGACAAAGATCTTACTGCAAAAATATATTTATCATTTGTAATAGAAACAAATGGTGAAATTACCAATATAAAAGTGATTAAAGATCCGGGTTACGGCTTGGGTGAAGAGGCTGCACGGGCGCTTAGTTCAATAGAAAAGAAATGGCAGCCTGGAGAGTTAAATGGTGTACCCGTACGTACTTCTTTTACTCTGCCCATTACTATAAACATAAAAAATTAATTTGAGCGTAGTTTATTTAATATTAGAATCCGTCTTAGTTAAGGCGGATTTTCCTGTTAAAAAGCTGTTATCTAATATGTTAACTGGATGATTGTTTTTTGTTAAATTTTGTTAAAAATATATAATTATAGTAATATTGTTTTTGTTATTAAATTATATATTTGCGTTTTAACAATAATAAACCAATCAATGAAGAACTTTACTAAGAAGCTGGTGCTAATGTTAACCATCTCGGTTTTATTTACCAGCTGTGCATCAATTTTAAATGGTAAGTATCAAAAGGTTAAGGTACATACACCATCTGCCGATTCAAAAGTATATGTTAATGACGAATTACAGGGTACTGGTAAAACGGTTATTACAAAAATGAAGCGTGATGTAAGCGTTAAGCAGATAAAGATAGAAAGAGAAGGCTATAAGCCAGCCTACGTTATTCATTACCAGAATAGGAAATCTGCACTTCACATCTTGTCGTGGGTACCTTTTGGGATACTTTTTTATCCTCCGTTTCTTGATTATGGACCTAAATCATTTAACTACCCTAAAGAAGTAAGCGGTGGTAAGGATATGATGGAAATTCATAAAAGAGCAGAGAACGAAAAATATGTATACCTTAAAAATACAGCATTTGATGTAAAAAAAGAGGATATTAAATTTACGGCTATTAAGCACAAAAACCAAAAGAAGAAAAACGATAAATATAAGAAAAAGACAAATTCTGAAGAAGATATTAAGTTTGACAACTCTATATTTAGCGAAGCAGTTTCTGAGGTTCTTAAAAAAAATAATTACAGCGATACAACTAACACTATTTTTAAGAGTAATACAAACTCGCTTAATATAAGCGCGAAAGTTAAAAAACTTCAGATTGATAATGTTTACTCGGTTTCTGCTAAGAATCTTATGCAGTTTCTAATCTCAAAACTTGAAATTGAATGGGAAATGTATGATGTTTATGGCCAGTCTAAATACAAGCATACATTTAAATCAGAGTCTGGAGAGTTTGCTATTGATTTTAAAGGACGTGACTTTGCAATGAAATCGAGTATGGAAGATGCCATATCTTCTTCATTCTATGCGTTTATGGACTCTAACGAGGTACAGAAATTTATTAAGCAGCAGGAAGCAAAAGAGGTAAAATTTGAGTCACTTAAGCTTGTTAAACCGGCTCTGGTAACCTCTATAGAAGATGCTATGGATGCAACAGTTACAATTAAGGTTAAAGAGGGGCATGGTAGTGGTTGTTTTGTATCTACAGACGGTTACATAGTTACTAATTTCCATGTGGTGGCTGCTTCAGATAAAATTACTGTAATTACTAAAGATGGTAAAGAGTATCCGGCTAAAATAATACGCCAAAACGAGTATTCAGACCTGGCTCTTATAAAAATAGAGGCTACCAGTAAATATGCGTTTACGCTTCCGGCAGATAAAAATTATAAAATAGGTGAAGACATATTTGCTATCGGAACTCCAAAATCTGTAGAACTTGGCCAGTCATTGACT contains the following coding sequences:
- a CDS encoding S1C family serine protease gives rise to the protein MKNFTKKLVLMLTISVLFTSCASILNGKYQKVKVHTPSADSKVYVNDELQGTGKTVITKMKRDVSVKQIKIEREGYKPAYVIHYQNRKSALHILSWVPFGILFYPPFLDYGPKSFNYPKEVSGGKDMMEIHKRAENEKYVYLKNTAFDVKKEDIKFTAIKHKNQKKKNDKYKKKTNSEEDIKFDNSIFSEAVSEVLKKNNYSDTTNTIFKSNTNSLNISAKVKKLQIDNVYSVSAKNLMQFLISKLEIEWEMYDVYGQSKYKHTFKSESGEFAIDFKGRDFAMKSSMEDAISSSFYAFMDSNEVQKFIKQQEAKEVKFESLKLVKPALVTSIEDAMDATVTIKVKEGHGSGCFVSTDGYIVTNFHVVAASDKITVITKDGKEYPAKIIRQNEYSDLALIKIEATSKYAFTLPADKNYKIGEDIFAIGTPKSVELGQSLTKGIISGFRTFEKNNMIQTDASVNGGNSGGALVNKSGTFLGVVNAKVYGLGVEGLGFSIPAETIAKDLNIGY